A single Pristis pectinata isolate sPriPec2 chromosome 22, sPriPec2.1.pri, whole genome shotgun sequence DNA region contains:
- the LOC127581747 gene encoding zinc finger and BTB domain-containing protein 8A-like — MEISSHQARLFQQLNEQRKQEMFCDCSIIVEGRVFKGHRNVLFASSGYFRMLLLHNAQDLGQPTVATFDVFSADAFTIILDFIYSGRLLLTSQNVIDVMSAASYLQMIDVISVCKNFIKSSLDISEKERYLRHSSNGEMKCEEAAPLFTSSRGLESNSCYAQNSDLGGTVGHSWRNFNFHQAVSNLPCSRDQLPISFVNNQARQEVSELAVYKANSLCGSGANARTPEHTNTVPQGDEKRRSDCEPIGLPVSYHFRHQADVLSLPQRNSDSVQQPSRGRGRKAEDWYPPMPTIVEVVGDWNGESAGDCNILPKMRFKCPFCTHTVKRKSDLKRHLRSHTGERPYPCDSCGKRFTRLEHLRSHLLTIHKSRKVIICKVCRKPFTGIAAKIVQHDGRSFGLCNNCVNLMNSGHDDEPIDLDAHPDNDREFQENDKESGWISTEPDGDTEILSSGGEDPGSNEVHAVEEILDDADEKNRNHCH; from the exons ATGGAGATCTCCTCACACCAAGCCCGTTTATTTCAACAGTTAAATGAACAACGCAAACAGGAAATGTTTTGTGACTGTAGTATCATTGTGGAGGGAAGAGTCTTTAAGGGTCACCGTAATGTTTTGTTTGCCAGCAGTGGCTACTTCCGTATGCTGCTTCTGCATAATGCCCAGGATCTGGGACAGCCCACTGTAGCCACGTTTGACGTCTTTTCTGCAGATGCATTTacaattattttagatttcataTATTCAGGGCGATTGCTCCTCACAAGCCAAAATGTGATTGATGTGATGTCAGCTGCCAGCTACTTGCAGATGATAGATGTGATCAGTGTCTGCAAGAACTTCATCAAATCATCCCTAGACATAAGTGAAAAAGAGAGATACTTGAGACATTCCAGTAATGgtgagatgaaatgtgaggaaGCAGCACCCTTGTTCACCAGCAGCCGTGGTCTGGAGAGCAACTCCTGTTATGCTCAGAACTCCGATCTGGGAGGTACTGTCGGACATTCCTGGAGGAATTTCAACTTTCATCAGGCAGTTTCAAACCTTCCCTGCTCCAGGGACCAGTTGCCAATCTCTTTTGTCAATAATCAAGCTCGTCAGGAAGTATCTGAACTTGCTGTTTACAAAGCCAATAGCTTGTGTGGTTCGGGTGCAAATGCAAGAACACCTGAACACACAAACACTGTTCCCCAGGGTGATGAGAAGAGAAGATCAGATTGTGAGCCAATTGGCCTGCCAGTGAGTTATCATTTCAGGCATCAGGCAGATGTGCTGTCTCTGCCACAAAGGAACAGTGACTCAGTACAGCAACCTTCTCGAGGTAGAGGTAGAAAGGCAGAAGACTGGTATCCTCCAATGCCTACCATTGTGGAAGTTGTAGGTGACTGGaatggagaaagtgcag GGGACTGCAATATATTACCAAAGATGAGATTCAAGTGCCCTTTCTGTACACATACAGTGAAGCGGAAATCTGACTTGAAGCGACATCTTCGATCACATACAGGGGAGAGACCATATCCTTGTGATTCCTGTGGAAAGAGATTCACACGACTTGAGCATCTCCGCAGTCACCTCCTGACT ATCCACAAGTCTAGAAAGGTCATTATTTGCAAAGTTTGCAGGAAGCCATTCACCGGCATTGCAGCCAAAATTGTACAACATGATGGCAGATCCTTTGGGCTCTGCAATAACTGTGTAAATCTAATGAATTCTGGTCATGATGATGAGCCTATCGACTTGGATGCACATCCAGACAATGACAGGGAATTTCAGGAAAATGACAAAGAATCTGGCTGGATTTCTACAGAGCCTGATGGTGACACTGAGATCCTGAGTTCAGGGGGAGAAGATCCAGGGAGCAACGAAGTTCATGCAGTAGAAGAAATCCTGGACGATGCAGATGA